From Flexistipes sp.:
TAATCTGTTTATAAACTGCATACCGTCCATTTCCGGCATCATCAAATCTGTTATAATAATATTATAACTCTTATTCTTTAGTCTATCAAATGCAATTTTGCCGTTTTGGGCAATATCCACCTCATGACCCTCGTTACCGAGGATAGAGCTTATACCTTCAGCGGTTATTTTGTCGTCTTCAATAATCAATATGTAGGGCATGGGCTATAATGTATAAAGTTTTTTTATATTATTTTCC
This genomic window contains:
- a CDS encoding response regulator transcription factor, which gives rise to MPYILIIEDDKITAEGISSILGNEGHEVDIAQNGKIAFDRLKNKSYNIIITDLMMPEMDGMQFINRLRMTDNETPVIVVTAYGNIENMLAAFELGAVEIMEKPFDIDELIHLVNELTK